The segment ATCATCGGGGCTATGCTGCTAGTGTTCATGAATTCAATGGCAGATTTCAGTACCCCTATCATTATAGGAGGACAGTTCAGCACCTTAGCCTCGGCCTCATATACTCAGCTCGTTGGTACATATAATTTGGAGATGGCCTCTACATTAAATGTTGTCCTGTTAGCCGTTTGTTTAGTCGTATTTTTTCTATATTCGCGCTCCCAGGCAGAAGACAGCAAAATTAGAACCCAGTTAAGCGGCCAGCAACGCAAGCCGCTTGCTCTCCCTAAACCCGTTCAGTACGCTATGTGGGCTGTTTGTCTGCTTTTCGCTATCTACATATTCATGCAACTTGCTGCTGTATTTTTAGCTGCTTTTACCAAGCATCTGGGTGCAAATTATGCGTTGACCCTGGAATATTTTCAAAGGTTGCCCTATCGTGGCTGGAACAGCATTATCAATTCACTCGTATTTGCTACTATAACGGCAATTGTGATGAGCCTGCTGGGGATAGTAATTGCTTACCTGGTAACGCGTATTAAGTTTAAGGGCAGAAGCGCTTTAGACTTCATTACTACAATTCCATTTGCAGTACCGGGCACACTTTTCGGCGTAGGATATGTTATGGCATTCAACCAGCCGCCTGTTTTATTGACCGGGACCTGGTTTATCGTAGTAGCGTTGACAATTATACGCCAGCTGCCCCTCGGCCTGCGAAGCGGCGTCAATGTATTATCACAACAAGATCGCTCAATTGAAGATGCCTCAGCCAGCCTTGGTGCAAATCGTTTTGTAACATTTTTACGCGTCATCCTTCCTATGGCAAGGCCGGCAATTTTGGTAAGTGCTATTTATGCCTTTGTTATCACCATTCAAACTGTTGGGGCTATAATATTTGTAGTTACTCCAGGCACTAAACTGTTATCAATCGATGTTTTCTATGCAGTATATAAAGGTGAAATCGGTTTCGCCGCTGCTCTTTCGGTAATAATGTTAGCTATATCGGCAATTGGCGTAATTATCATACTAATCATTTCTCAGAAGGGGGCTGCAGGTAAGTGGTTGCAACGAGCAATCAGTCGGACAGCGACATAACCGGAATTGAATTGGTAAATATTCACAAGCGCTTCGGCAAACTAAATGTGATTACCGACCTTTCTTTTAGTATATCTAAGGGAGAAATGTGCTGTCTTTTAGGGCCTTCAGGATGCGGCAAAACAACGGTATTAAAAATAATTGCCGGCATATTAGAAGCTGACCAAGGCAAGTTAAATCTACTGGGGCGCGATGTCACCGATATTCCTGCCCAAGAACGACAACTGGGCATGGTGTTCCAAAATTATGCACTGTTTCCCCACATGAGCGTTTTTGAAAACATTGCCTACGGACTAAGACGCCGCCATCTCTCTGAAAAGGATGTAAACCGAAAGGTAGATTCCTCGATTGAACTTGTTAAGCTGCAGGGTACTGAAAGGCGCCGACCCCATGAACTATCCGGTGGCCAGCAACAGAGAGTTGCTTTAGCCAGAGCTCTTGTTATTGAACCACAAGCGTTACTTCTAGACGAGCCTTTGTCAAACTTAGATGCTCGTTTGAGATTAGAAATGCGCCTGGAAATACACAAGATCCAGGAACACCTCGGCATTACTACAGTATACGTAA is part of the Dehalococcoidales bacterium genome and harbors:
- a CDS encoding ABC transporter permease subunit, producing IIGAMLLVFMNSMADFSTPIIIGGQFSTLASASYTQLVGTYNLEMASTLNVVLLAVCLVVFFLYSRSQAEDSKIRTQLSGQQRKPLALPKPVQYAMWAVCLLFAIYIFMQLAAVFLAAFTKHLGANYALTLEYFQRLPYRGWNSIINSLVFATITAIVMSLLGIVIAYLVTRIKFKGRSALDFITTIPFAVPGTLFGVGYVMAFNQPPVLLTGTWFIVVALTIIRQLPLGLRSGVNVLSQQDRSIEDASASLGANRFVTFLRVILPMARPAILVSAIYAFVITIQTVGAIIFVVTPGTKLLSIDVFYAVYKGEIGFAAALSVIMLAISAIGVIIILIISQKGAAGKWLQRAISRTAT
- a CDS encoding ABC transporter ATP-binding protein, giving the protein MVATSNQSDSDITGIELVNIHKRFGKLNVITDLSFSISKGEMCCLLGPSGCGKTTVLKIIAGILEADQGKLNLLGRDVTDIPAQERQLGMVFQNYALFPHMSVFENIAYGLRRRHLSEKDVNRKVDSSIELVKLQGTERRRPHELSGGQQQRVALARALVIEPQALLLDEPLSNLDARLRLEMRLEIHKIQEHLGITTVYVTHDQEEAMGIADRIVIMNNGAIEQIGSPKDIYEKPKTRFAADFIGDINFIEGEINNGSLTLFGQRFAAEGIEGREEGKILCGLRPERIELEEDVQKGVAGTIEEAFYFGSVMRYRVSVEWERNTVNLNVELPASHRLYRVGEKVGVKYRNTDIHFLSNIQPSLTGSDFTKSP